Within Spinacia oleracea cultivar Varoflay chromosome 4, BTI_SOV_V1, whole genome shotgun sequence, the genomic segment CTCTAAGTCATAACCTTACGTTTAGCTTGGGTCAAGTAATAATTGATAAAATAAAATGACTGCAAAATGACAGTATATAAGGgtcaaaaatttattaacttgacccaTAGTCGGATATGTGACCCTAAATCAAGTTAATAcattacccaaaaaaaaaatcaagttaataattttCGGTGTGGGGTAACATATCTATCATGTTGCTTTGCAActtgcatttatttaatttattaacttgtatttGTCTATGCAACTTGCATTTTTCTGAGCGCGTGTTGCTGACAGTCATGCGGCTATGTAtgtttttgatttattttattttaccttTAAGAAAATTTAGTATGAGAAATTAATGACCTTGAGTCAAGAttgtagaaaaaaaaatatttaagtaAGAGATATGTCAAGTTAGTAGAAGATGAGGTGGAAGAAGGtgaaggatgagagagaaattattaattaattgaccGAAGGTCAAGGATGGACATGGTCTAAACGGTTAGGGTTGATGAAAGCCTAAATGACActactaatatatatatatatatatatatatatatatatatatatatatatatatatatatatatatatatatatatatatatatatatatattgtactCCCTCCAACCGAAAATTATTGTCAAGTTGCTTTTGACGTGGTACATCTAAAAATAATACTCATGTTAGTTTGTGATAGGCTTTTTCAAGATAATATTACCCCTAATTTATAATGGAGAAAGGAAATTGACGATAATTTTCACTCTACAACtagttgtatatatatatatgcccACAATAGCCCTATAATCCTTCTTCAAAAAATCATTCTTATGAATAGTATGTTGACGAATTTGCCTCTTAAATACTCCCAGTACACCTTACTAACCTTAGTCACCCTTCATCTTCGGGGTCTAGTTAGAAGTCGATCAACCTCACTGCACCGGGGCTCCTATTGTCCTACAATGGCGACCGTTTTCATCTTCTTTCCCCACCAACCAAACCCCAAAATTCCTTCACTTCCCTCTCTCTTCTCTACCTCCTCCTCCCAAATCTATCTACTCCTCCGATGAGTTTCTTCATTGTTGCACGTAGACGAGAAGTACGCGTCGTGGAAGTCTGTGGTGTCTGTCCTCTGCGAATGGATCGTTAATCAAAACCTTGTATGGCCTTCCTCTTTTCCTGGTACTTCATCTCCCTTAATTTCATCAATTCTAGGGTTTCAGATTTTATGATACTGCTATTTCCATTGCAATTGACGGATTTTTTTATATTAGATTTTGTATTTGCTAAATTGGTTGAATTTTTTGAGGGTTTTGTCTTTGCTTGTTTTACTGTTACAAAAGAAGTTTAATCAATATTATGTAGAAGAGAATCACTGGTGAAAATGTGAAATTGAAGTGTTTTTGAAATGTGATTAGTTTGATATCAGCATAGCTTCTTGTTGAAAAAATGTGTTTGGATTATAAGATGCAATTTTTGCTTTTTAGTTGTTTGCATATGATTCATACTTGGGATTTATTTGTTTTGCaaaattttcttgatttgggTGTTGAATCATTTATAGGGAAGAATCAACTTATGAACCATTTTATGATTAACAAGAGTTGGTATGTTGTTGATTTGCCTGGATGTGTGCTCCTAGATTTTGAGTTTTATGTTGTGggcaattttaatatttttttgacCCTATTTTGTGTTGGGCATCTACATGTTTTATAATGCAATCCAATGTGATTACATGAGCTATATATTTGTATAATTAGACTTTGTTGTCAAATTAGTGACAAGATTGTGCATGTCTCACAACTATTTACCCGATCTGATTATGTGACCTTTATATTTGTACAATTTCGGTTGGACTTTGTTGTCAAATTATTGACAACATTGTGTCTCACAAGTGTTTACAAGTTACAAATGATTGTAATGTTAAAACTATTATCTGGTATTCATGGCTGTCATCAACGTTCACTGAGTGGTGCTTCAGATAGGATTTAACAGATCTTGCTCATGAGCTAATTAAGGTTGATTCAATCGAAGCTTGACTTGAATGAGCTCACCTCAAGCACAACTCAGTTCTAGACCTTAAGGACTTAATATGAGCACCGTTGGGTCTGGAGAAGTTTAAGTTTTGTACATCTTTACTACTATAATCATGTTGAGAAGGAACAAGGTAGTTATGAATTGAAAGTCATGTTCTTTGTTCACACGTCCTAAAGATTAAAAGAAGTAATGTTTGATTATTAAATTGGCGATTGTATTATTTAATTGCATCTAGAGTCGAcctttgaataaaatattaaataacgCGCGTAAAGTATAAGAGgataagcttcaaaactcttggaacgtatgttCCTTGATCGAGCATGACGGGGGAGTACTCGGTCATAGTGTCGTTTACTTCTAaagatgatacaagacgttgtattACTATTTCATGCGAAGGAAATTCCGTCAACTTATGTGTGGCAcatgttattattttatttagtgtTTTGAGGGATCCAACACTAGTCCATTTGGTCATAGGAGGAAGGAAACCCGTTCAATGCTTATTTCAATCTTAATTTAATTGTAAAGTCAAGAGTCGCGTCAAAAGTCGAGTCTTGTGGTTATGATTGGATGTTTTTGGATATGGATTTTGCATGTGAATTTCGTTATTTATTTTGGAGTGAAGCATCATTAGCTTTAGTCTTTGATTTATcttgtagtactcagcttttgctgattaCGTACTTTCATATCTTTGGTCATGGCCCGTGccataatgaccctatgatgatccatcaattgcacttACGTTGTTGGAGAGTAGCATTTTCTAAGCAGGACTTCTAGAGGTGACGTACTTGCAAGTGAAGTCAACATTCGGGATGGGaattgcatttgttttaaactCTATTCTTAATAATGTCTAGACAGAGCTTAGTTaatgaattattttatttaaagttgGATTTTGGTTTGGGAGTTTTACGGTTCCAAGTTGTATTAAAGGTCATTAACTATATTCTTTATGTTTGAAAGTGATTATTTCCACtgtgtaattctggtactagcttTCGccattatcacggtggcggtaatattctAGTAATTCCCTTATTTAAGTAAAAAAAATGGTTTTATGAAAGCAAATTATTATTAGGGTGTTAAAAAAAAGGTTATGAATAAattaatatgatgttttattaaatgttttatatatTCTCTTTTCCCTATTTTATCAATTAAAGTGAGTTGAAATGAATCTACGttactagaatagttcgttgcttagtcttcggctcaccgttttattttttgttttaggtaATGGTGGGGACGACAAAAACGAGTAGGGgagaggatttcactttaacaTTGTCCACCTAGTTAATGTTTCAGTTGTAATAGTTTAAGTACATACTCTTTATTAAGTTATTTTTATTaagtaaataaaaagaaaattataaataaCGTGGTGATTTAAAGTTATTATTACGAtttttgccttgtaattcccataGAGTGACGACATTAATGTCCAGacaaaattaggttaattctgcTGATTAATTACTTGAATTTAGATGTTGGGGCGTTACATAagtgaatttattttttcaagaaAATATTAAACTTTTATAAGtttctttaataaaaatattctaAATATAATAATCAAGAACACATTAGGAGGTGACACGTGCCATTAATGATGTGTCTTTCAGTATATatactgtaataccccgaaacttttaaactcgatttattaaaattaataatattttattaacgtaatttcgttttaattattagaaattttttttaaaattttgttattttaaacgtttttacgatttattttaaacgataaatttataaacgaaaatttatttatttttcgttaacgatatattttacgagactttgttttaattaaacttttcaatttttagtaatttcctaaaatagcaattaaaattcagaaatttggcCTAACTACttgaaattactaaaatgccccTAAAGGACAAAATTTGCAATTAGCTTCTTCCTCCCTTGCTTTCCACGTACATGGAAGAAGGAAGTCATTCTTTCCTTCCTCTCTTCCCTTATTTCAGTCTACATTCATTTCCTTGGAGCCCAAGAACTTTTATTCTTCTAAAAATCCACCTAATTACAAATTGAACCAATTTCAGAATTATTTCAATGCaaaaatcaaattaacaaaatctgaaattttgttCCCTTGTTCCCTTCCTTTTCGACCCACTATCCACCACCGTCAACTACCGCATCCACCACACCCAGCCACCCCCGTCGCAGACTCAACCCAATTCCCTCAACCCTCACCACCTAGTCGTCTTGTCCACCGCCCAGAACCAACCGAGAAACACCACCCTTGCTTCTCCCCTGCTTCGCAACTCCCTTCCCCTGCCTCCCTCTTTTCGTTCCCCTCCCGCAGCCACCACAATCACACCGCCACTCTCCAGCCACCGCACAACCCCCTAGTAAATCCCCGCCCTCGAAAAGACCCCGGTGAAGGGCTGCTTGCCGCCCAGACTTGACCGGAAACCACCCCTCTGCTTTCCCCTGTTCGCGCGACCATTCCCCCCTTCCTTGCCGTTTCGCCGCCGCGAAaccacaccaccaccaccaccgtctcTCCGGCGCTTCCCTGTTGCGCCGCCTCCCAGTCCGCCCAGAACCTCCGCCCAAACCTCCGGTCACCATCACCCCTCTCCTCCCCTGATTTCTCCCCTGTTCGCGCCCCTCTCCCCCTTCCCTCGCCTGTTTCTGCCGCCTCAaaccaccatcaccgtcgcCTCTCGGCGCGGTTTCGCCGCCTAGGCTGAGCCCCCAGCCTCCCTCCATTCTTCCTCCTCCTCGTGTTTTCCTGTTGTGCCCCCCCTTGCTGCTCGTGCCCTTCAATTTCAGAAACAAAGTTTCTGAAATTGAAACTTCTTTTATTCCTCCTTATTTAAGTTGGGCCAATCAATTGGGCTTTGGGTAAGACAAACCTGAATTTCAGATTATCAATTCCTTaatattcatgttttaataaattttatgatataattatttactaatgaattattattattttcaggaaataaataaatttgattatcgagtttaagaaaaataaattaccGTACTAAATTTATCAAggacataaattaaataaatcttgtgtaattgatttagaatatatatatatatatatatatatatatatatatatatatatatacttcgattgaaatttccataaattatatttatcactaaaattggtgtttaattatattttcattaaaactatgaatttatatatttctaacattattattagaaaattcgttatttataataattcgaaatttctaagttaaattattaccatattaataactaattcaatGGTTTAATATTCAAAATAAATCGGACTTGGAACTCAGGAAGAACGGTCCATCGAATaggaagtataaactacggttgaggtaacatctattgctaacacccacagtccccttatgaaatgtgttttatgagtttatgaaatatgtttataatgatgtgttttattggattgtgggatatgaaatatatttataagtgtgttttatgaatgatgatatttaaatgtgtttatgaatgattttataagaatgatgttttatgagttacgaataagatacaaaacatgataaataaaagtgtaacaggttctggcagttagtggggttactatttctaggtcgtgcacgtaccgccgtaccgcgggacacccaacaagggagagtgctccttgagggttaccgcaagctaaaagagaaactatttaggtacg encodes:
- the LOC130472235 gene encoding uncharacterized protein; translation: MEGGWGLSLGGETAPRGDGDGGLRRQKQAREGGEGREQGRNQGRRGVMVTGGLGGGSGRTGRRRNREAPERRWWWWCGFAAAKRQGRGEWSREQGKAEGWFPVKSGRQAALHRGLFEGGDLLGGCAVAGEWRCDCGGCGRGTKRGRQGKGVAKQGRSKGGVSRLVLGGGQDD